CGAATCATGAGAATCCAAAGATCTCCTTATACTATGATGAACCTTCGAATAAATAACACGataattcaataaaagaaactctatataagaaaatagattatatGAGAAATATTACCTGTTGCCTTTCAGGTATTATACCTGCAACACTACCTAAAGTACGTAAAGTAAGAGCTCTAGCAACAGGATCGTTTGAATGAATTACACTGTAGATACGTCTGACAAACTCATCCACGTTTAATATCTTATCTAAATGTTTTTCACTTTGTTGACATACTCTAAGAACCCAAACTCTTAAAAAATTAGTACCCATGCGAAATACTTCTGCTAGTTTCAGCAAAGATGAATTTATCAATATAGGAAATGGATACTTTTCGAATAATCGAGGAAACCGAACTATTGCTTCGCATTGTTCACCTATTTTGTTAGATCGTAAacctgaaaaaaataaaaaacattggtatttttatttaatttgctCATGCTGTACATGGAAACTTAATCCAACacgtttgtttatataaatgagACTAAACTTTCATCACAATATTTTAAGGTTAGAAATGTATACCTTTGTCTAGTTCAATAAGTGCACTATTAGCATCTTGTTCGGGTTCTCCAAGTCCAGTATCATTAAATGCGTTCATTCTCATTCCTATCATATtcactaaatataaaaataatttattacagaaTGATTTACTTAACCGGCTTCTTAACTACTTATGCTATGCTATTCCACATGTTTACTACTGTATTATATCGTAAATGgtcatatatatgaaaaagtcttatttatatgtgcatatatatatatatatacacacatatatatatacttagcTGCaggtatatgtacatacttattttttatcaatttttgttCGTCTTGTATCTTTAAAATAGCAATGCTTTAAAAGAAAGCTCCTCCTttaacactatatatatatatactactataACTCAAGCTTTAATTAACAAGAtagttaatatttcattagcaAAGCATCattgaaatttcttataataattttcatccaCACACTCGCACAAACACATccatatacaaaaatatctaacacatagatttttttatttatgtgtgAGAAATACACTGTAAGAAGGATCGaaacttgaaaaaattttttaatttaaagatCAGATTATAAGACACAGAAAGATATGAAaagctttttattttgttatgaaatattaattaaataagaaaattgttttgtaTTGATAATACTTTGTGTTGCTTATGATTGGATCGAATTGTCGTATATCGAAAGTTCATATCGCAAGAACTTAGCTCAGTGTTCACATCGTTGCAGTAGTTGTCAACCAACTTCGGCGAATCCAGTACAAGATCGAGTGTTTGTTTAAACAGAAGTTTAATTTTCACGATCGatttgaaaacaaatttaaaaagcGTGGGTGTAAACATACCATACTCAAATAATGGTCGATTACAGCAAGTGGAAGGATATTGAAGTAAGGATATTAATCATTAGTCCTGAATACTTGTAGAATATTCTAGAatgataacaatttttcttacaaaacATTGCCATTGAATTTTCTTCACCTTGATATTGAATGTTAATATTTctgtcctttttatttattttttatttttttttttttcaaatcgttcgTAGACAATTTGTATATTCTTTCCCAGCCTGTTTTAGTCcgtttattttgtaatatacatatttgttttggttttttttttttttttttttttgtttatttttgttatcaaaGTCACAAATACTTCAATAACACAAAAAGTTTCAACAATCGTGACGATTCGTTAGAGACGTTGCTTGAATCTAAGTATTATGCCTTGTTGTTTGATTAACTCAATATTTTTTGCTATTatctttatgaaattttttttattaatacagaaaaatataatatttagattTCAGACGACGAAGATGATACTCATCCTAACATTGATACACCATCCTTGTTTAGATGGCGTCATCAAGCAAGATTGGAacgaatggaagaaagaaaacgggaACATGAGGAacatgaaaggaaaaaggcaGAGTACGTAAATAAGCGTgtacattttatattctcagatataaaaattctattaaatatataaattctataaaatagtTTAGTTATGCTCtcgatataaatgatataatcgaCGTATTAATAAagcattaattatatataaatatgcataaTCTGTTTTAGACATAAGCAAAAACTTaaagatacaaaagaaaagcTTGCGAGGTTAGAGAGCGAGCAAAAGGATTCCGCCGATTTAACCGCGTTAAAAAAAGTTTTGCAAGAccttgaagaagaagagaaacaaattaaaGCGAGAGAAgatgaaatgaataaaaaggaaaagttgaCACCATGGAACGTAGATACGATTGGTCAAGATGGGTTTACAAAAACTGTAATAAACACAAAACCAGCACGAAGTGACGACGATTCTGGTTTCTCagatgaagagaaggagaaaagaatgaagcaattcgtaaaagaaaatgaaaaaaagttaaaagaatTCGGTATGCTTAGAAGATACGACGATagtaagaaatttttgttGGATAATCCGCAAATAGTTTGTGAGAATACGGCaaattatttagttatttgGTGTATTAATCTAGAAATGGAAGAAGTAAGTCAGTTATTACTTAGTTCTATGAGAATGGACGTCATCCTAAAtagcatttttatataattacagaAACACGACTTAATGGAACACGTGGCTCATCAATGCATATGCATGCAATATATATTGGAATTATCGAAACAACTAGATGTTGACCCTAGAGCTTGCGTTAGTTCCTTTTTCAGCCGTATACAAATTGCAGAAGTAGAAtacaaaaattctttcgacGACGAACTTAGAGCATTTAAGGATAGAATATGCAAACGTGCTGCCGAGAAAGTTGCAGATGCACTTAgggaagcagaagaagaagaaagaaaagcaaggcTTGGGCCCGGTGGTCTTGATCCGATTGAAGTTTTTGAAAGTCTTCCAAAGGTATAGGAgacaaaaatcaattattctgtATTAGGAGATACGCGGAGAGTATcgtaaagtaatataaaaaaaaaaaaaatgcatatttGATAAATCGTAATGTAATGTCAATGAAGtaatgcttttatttttagccCTTACAAAAATGTTTCGAAGCACAAGACATACCGTTACTGCAACAAACAATAGCTGCCATGCCAGAAGAAGAAGCCAGATATCATATGAAACGTTGTATCGATAGTGGTCTTTGGGTACCAGATGCTAaagctaaagaaaaagaagaacaagaacagaaagaaaatgaagaaaccaCGGGTACACCCGATCCAGAATAACACTTTGAACTGAGCTCCGCTTTTGcatctatattttttgtttttctctttgttaagATACTGCTTGACTTAAGtcatattttatagatttacaatagattaattaaaataaaattatttgcagCAGATAAAACGAGGATAATTCTATCCTCTATATGatttatctaaaaaagaatcatACGAATCATTTTCATAGCTAACTAAAACCTAGCTAAAAATTCAGCCGATTAATATCGGAGAGTGAGATTTGTttcttacaattaaaaatttttatctgaaGACTACTTAAAACTTTTTATTGGAATTCTTTCAGTCGATACAAGGTGGTAAAAGTGCAAAATTACGATTATTAGTCCA
This is a stretch of genomic DNA from Vespula vulgaris chromosome 2, iyVesVulg1.1, whole genome shotgun sequence. It encodes these proteins:
- the LOC127072573 gene encoding hsp90 co-chaperone Cdc37; the protein is MVDYSKWKDIEISDDEDDTHPNIDTPSLFRWRHQARLERMEERKREHEEHERKKAEHKQKLKDTKEKLARLESEQKDSADLTALKKVLQDLEEEEKQIKAREDEMNKKEKLTPWNVDTIGQDGFTKTVINTKPARSDDDSGFSDEEKEKRMKQFVKENEKKLKEFGMLRRYDDSKKFLLDNPQIVCENTANYLVIWCINLEMEEKHDLMEHVAHQCICMQYILELSKQLDVDPRACVSSFFSRIQIAEVEYKNSFDDELRAFKDRICKRAAEKVADALREAEEEERKARLGPGGLDPIEVFESLPKPLQKCFEAQDIPLLQQTIAAMPEEEARYHMKRCIDSGLWVPDAKAKEKEEQEQKENEETTGTPDPE